In a single window of the Metopolophium dirhodum isolate CAU chromosome 2, ASM1992520v1, whole genome shotgun sequence genome:
- the LOC132938429 gene encoding exocyst complex component 6 isoform X1, with protein MQNQEHLLQEIEGIDDYWGPTFRAIYDQDDDSRKFIDTLDNRIKQYDKEIERMCNFYYQGFIDSIRELQQVENQASKLKKQVIQLNSNVQTIVSEVTNAGEELVKARQVENNIQLAINSLSLCLPALSSYSKLQKQMADKRYYPALKTLEQLEQLYLPQVSHYKFFRQMIDKIPKLRENIKESSMSDLNCFLETIRKFSSKVGEAAMKHSVEQQNFDFGLTKLKKKKDSPEDNSDDEDSLSAQDLIDFSPVYRCLHICTVLSSRDTFDAYYRQQRREQALLTLHPPNNMHESIASYCYYLQCIVGFFVVEDHVLNTGNGLLTRPYLEDLWKMASDKVVSIMRTNTAYCTDANLLLRIKDLIMVFCITLRSYGYPVKNYMELLHEIQEHYNEILMQKWVQVFRDILYRETFCHLEVDNQDQYDNVVRTFPYQDDQLESSTFPRKFPFSSMVPSVYDQVKQFIFACLKFSNDLNFSEGEVDEMVQKSTKLLLSRTFSGCLSSAFHQPRLGLLQVIQIIVDTGYLEKSSKSIQQFVSEATGSTGGTVGDDAGITLGVARNDAEHHMYDKMKLKLNEFLDLEDYDWMLVEPTGQASSFVTDLINFLRVVFNALRNLTEEVSVHVCQVAFEHISKSILNLLLSDDIKQLSMGALNQLNLDVIQCELFAASEPVGKTDEPDFSQHFAPLRQLLDLLLSWDWSTYFHDYGQETSKYSHVKPTTAIIVLEKLKEADKKSVFSVLKKSERDKKKLLETVLKQLKQLAITVQQ; from the coding sequence ATGCAGAACCAAGAGCATTTGCTACAAGAGATTGAGGGCATCGATGATTACTGGGGCCCGACTTTCCGAGCCATATACGACCAAGATGACGACAGCCGCAAATTCATTGACACTTTGGACAACCGAATCAAGCAGTACGACAAAGAAATCGAACGTATGTGCAATTTCTATTATCAAGGTTTCATAGATTCCATCAGAGAATTGCAGCAAGTGGAAAACCAAgcatctaaattaaaaaaacaagttaTTCAACTGAATTCAAATGTACAAACTATTGTTTCTGAGGTCACCAATGCTGGGGAAGAATTGGTTAAAGCCAGACAGgtggaaaataatattcaattggcTATTAATAGCTTATCTTTATGTTTGCCTGCACTCTCTTCGTACAGTAAATTACAAAAGCAAATGGCTGATAAACGCTATTATCCTGCGCTGAAAACATTAGAACAACTTGAACAATTATATTTGCCTCAAGTATctcattataaattttttagacAAATGATAGATAAAATTCCTAAACTTCgagaaaatattaaagaatcaTCCATGTcagatttaaattgttttttagaaaCCATAAGAAAATTTTCATCAAAAGTTGGTGAAGCTGCAATGAAGCATAGTGTTGAACAACAAAACTTTGATTTTGGCCTAACGaaattaaagaagaaaaaagatTCACCAGAAGATAACTCTGACGATGAAGATTCATTGAGTGCACAAGATCTTATTGATTTTTCACCTGTATACCGTTGTCTTCATATTTGTACTGTATTATCTTCACGAGACACTTTTGATGCTTATTATAGGCAACAAAGAAGAGAACAAGCACTTTTAACTCTACATCCTCCTAACAACATGCACGAATCTATTGCAAGCTATTGCTATTATTTGCAGTGCATTGTAGGATTTTTTGTTGTAGAAGATCATGTATTAAACACCGGTAATGGATTGTTGACAAGACCTTATTTGGAAGACTTGTGGAAAATGGCTTCTGATAAGGTAGTTAGCATAATGAGAACAAATACTGCGTACTGTACGGATGCAAATTTACTCTTAAGAATTAAAGATTTAATTATGGTATTTTGCATAACTCTTAGAAGTTATGGATATCCTGTTAAAAACTATATGGAATTATTGCATGAAATACAAGAACATTACAACGAAATACTTATGCAAAAATGGGTTCAAGTGTTTAGGGATATTTTATATAGAGAAACTTTTTGTCATCTCGAGGTTGACAATCAAGATCAATATGATAATGTTGTACGAACTTTTCCATATCAAGATGATCAATTAGAATCCTCAACTTTTCCTAGGAAATTTCCATTTTCTTCAATGGTGCCTAGTGTTTATGATCAAGTAAAACAGTTTATATTTGCTTGTCTAAAGTTTTCCAATGACCTAAATTTTAGTGAAGGCGAAGTAGATGAAATGGTTCAAAAATCTACCAAATTGCTACTATCTCGAACTTTTAGTGGATGCTTATCATCTGCATTTCATCAACCACGACTTGGTCTTTTACAAGTAATACAGATTATTGTCGACACTGGATATTTGgaaaaatcatcaaaatcaatTCAACAATTTGTATCAGAAGCTACTGGATCTACTGGTGGTACTGTTGGTGATGATGCAGGCATAACATTGGGTGTGGCCAGAAATGATGCTGAACATCATATGTAtgataaaatgaaattaaaattgaatgaatTTTTAGATTTAGAAGACTATGATTGGATGTTAGTCGAACCAACTGGTCAAGCTTCCTCATTTGTTACTGACTTAATAAACTTTCTACGAGTTGTCTTTAATGCATTAAGAAATCTTACTGAAGAAGTGTCTGTGCATGTGTGTCAAGTAGCATTTGAACACatatcaaaatctatattaaatttattactcaGTGatgatattaaacaattatctaTGGGTGCCTTAAATCAATTGAATCTAGATGTTATACAATGCGAACTATTTGCTGCGTCAGAGCCTGTTGGGAAAACTGATGAACCAGATTTTTCTCAACATTTTGCACCATTGAGACAACTTTTGGACTTACTCCTGAGCTGGGATTGGTCAACCTACTTTCATGATTATGGTCAAGAAACGTCAAAATATTCTCATGTTAAACCAACTACAGcaattattgttttagaaaaattaaaagaagctgataaaaaaagtgtattttCAGTATTGAAGAAAAGTGAAAGGgataaaaagaaattattagaAACTGTTTTAAAACAGTTAAAGCAA